From the genome of Armatimonadota bacterium:
CTTTCGACCGGCTCGCGAGAGAACGCAGCCGGTTTCGAACTGATCGAGGCGGACGTGCGAGACTCGAGCGTCCGGATGCTTTGCGAAGAGGCCGATGCAGTCGTGCACTTAGCCGCCTATACCTCTGCCCCAGGCTCGGTAGAACGACCTGCGGAGACCTATGAGACCAATCTTCGCGGCCTGTTCAATGTGATGGGCGCTCGACGATTAGTGTTCGCCTCTAGCGCGGCGGTCTATGGCAATTTGCCCGGTCTGCCCAAGGGCGAGGAGAGCCCGACCGATCCGACAACCCCCTATGCCGAGACCAAACTGATCGGAGAGCATCTGCTTCGCGATAGGGAGAACGCAGTCGCGCTTCGGTTCTTCAACGTCTATGGCGAGCGGCAACGGCCCGATTCGGACTATGCGGCCGTTATCCCTAAATGGATCGAGGCGGTTGCGACAGGTCGCCAGCCGATCGTCTACGGCGATGGACGGCAGACTCGCGACTTTATCTATGTCGGAGACGTTGCAAGAGCCGTCTGGCTGGCGCTCCAATCAGACGGTCTGGCAGGCGAGACTCTCAACATCGCTTCTGGGCGATCGATCAGCCTGCTGGAATTGCTAGAGAATATCGCCAAGCGCGCTGGCACTGCTCCAACGCCCCGGTTCGAGCCGGAGCGCCCGGGCGACGTGCGGTTCTCCTCTGCCGATGTCTCCAAGGCCGAGCGTTTGATCGGCTTTCGCGCGCAGACGGGTATAACGGAAGGCATTAGTCGCACAATCGATCACTTTAGGGGAGGGCTGCAATGAAGGTTGGGACAATCGGTTGGGTGGATTTGACGGTACCGAAGGCAGACGAACTGATCGACTTCTATCGTCAAGTGGTCGGATGGGAAGCGCAGGCCCATGCGATGGGCGACTACTCCGACTACGGTATGATCGCGCCGGAAGGGAAGGAGGCCGTTTCGGGCATTTGCCATGCGAAAGGTCCCAATGCTGCTCTACCTCCGTACTGGCTCATCTACATCATTGTTGCAGACGTGCACGATGTGGCCAAAAAGTGCGAAGCCGCGGGCGGGAAGATCATTCAAGGCCCGAGAAACAACGGCTCCTCTTGGATGTGCGTTATGCAAGACCCGGCAGGCGCCTACTTCGCTGTCTATCAAGAAGGCTAACTCGCCAGCGCGCCGGCGCAGCGACTGCAAACTTCGTCGAACGGCCCGTGCGCGCCGACATCCGGCAGAACGCGCCAGCATCGGGCGCACTTTGAGCCGTCGGCTAATTTGACGGCGACTTTTACACCCTCTGCAGGCGCGATAGAATCCTCCGTAATGCCAAGCATTACGGCCAAAGGCCCCTGGTCTCGAACTTCGTTCAGCGATACGAGCAAGACTTGCGACACGCCGAACAGCGCTGGCAGCGTGTCGCCTAGCGAATCCAAGATGCCGAATCGCTCGCTATCCACGGCCAGTGCCACGGCTGCCGACTGAGGATTGGGGATGGTCTTGTCGTTCTTGGCCTGCTCGACCTTCTGATTGACCAGGTCTCGAACCTCGCGAATCGCTTCCCATCGTGCCAAGAGCGCTTCATCCTGCCATTGCGCGTCTACCGTTGGGAAGTCGGACAAGTGCACCGAAACGGCTTTGTCTGGCAGCGGCAACCGTTGCCAGACCTCCTCGGCCGTATGCACCAATACCGGCGCAACAATTCGGCTCAAGGTGGACGCAAGAGCCATGAGTGCCGTCTGCGCCGACCTCCGTTGCAGGCTCTGAGCGCGTTCGGCATAGAGTCGGTCTTTGATGGCGTCCAGATAGAAGGCGCTCAGATCGACGTTGCAAAAGTTGCGAAGATCGTGATAGAACGGATGGTATTCGTATTCATTGTATTGATGCCGGGCCTGGGCCACAAATCGTTGCAGAGCGGCCATCGCCCACCGATCGATCTCCAGCATCTCGCTTTTGTCGACCGGCTGTTCGAAATCGGACAGGTTTGCTAGCATGAACCGAAGGGTGTTCCGTATCTGGCGATAGGCCTCGGCCACGCGGCTCAAAATCTCGTCTCCCAACCGCACGACGTCCGAGTACTCGGTCGAGGTAGCCCAAAGCCGCAGCACATCGGCGCCCATTTTCTCGCACACCTCGAGCGGATCGGCGACGTTGCCCTTGCTCTTGCTCATCTTCTTGCCATCGGAGTCGGTAACCCAGCCGTTGGTAACGACCGTGCCATAGGGCGGCGCCCCCTTCGTCGCCATGCTGACGATGAGGCTCGAGTTGAACCAACCGCGATGCTGGTCGGAACCCTCGATGTAAAGATCGGCGGGCCAGTGCAGGTCTGGATGGCGCTCGAGCACGGCCCGGTTGGAGCATCCCGAATCAAACCATACATCCAGCACGTCCGTCTCCTTTCGAAACGAGGCAGACCCGCACTCGCACTTCGCGCCGCCGGGCAATATCTCGCTCGCTTCGCGCTCGTACCAAGCGTCCGAACCTTCCGATTCGACCAGTTGGGCGATCGCCTCGACGCTGTCGGGCGTAACGTATGGCTCTTCGCATTCGGTGCAAAAGAAGGCCGGAATGCCGACGCCCCAGGATCGCTGGCGGCTCAAACACCAGTCGGGACGGGAGGCGACCATCGTACAGATGCGATTGATCGTCTCTTTTGGCACCCATCTCACTCGGTCGATCGCTTCTAGGCATCGCCGCCGCAGTCCGTCGTGATCGATCGCCATGAACCATTGAACGGTCGCGCGGAAGAGCAGGGGGGACTGGCAGCGCCAGCAGTGCGGGTAGTTGTGCGCATAGGTCGTATGGGCTAGAAGGGCGCCAGCCTGGCGCAAACGCTCGATGACGCGCTGATTGCCTTCGGGCGCAATGGGCAGTCCGGCAAACTCGCCCGCTTCTTCTGTAAAGCGGCCATTGCCATCGACCGGACACAAGATCGGCAATCCGTACTTTCGACCCGTGTAAAAGTCCTCGGCGCCATGCCCAGGCGCGGTGTGGACCACGCCCGTGCCCTCGTCGGCCAAGACATAGTCGGCCAGCACGACGGGAGAAGCGCGATCGAACAGGGGATGGCTAAACTCGACGCCCTCTAACTCATTGCCCTTGAACTGCGCGACTCGGGCCGCATCGCCCGCGCCGACCGCGTCCATGGCATCTTCGACCAAGCTGTCTACCAAAAGATAGCGCGCATCGCCTGCTCGCACAACGACATAATCCAGATTGGGATGCAGGGCCACCGCCAAGTTGGCCGGAATCGTCCAGGGCGTGGTCGTCCAGATCAGCGCATAGAGGTTCTCAAATCCCAACTTGCCTGTTGGGTCCGTGCGCAGTGGAAACCGAACGAAGATCGAATCGCTCTCTTTCTCGGCGTACTCGATCTCGGCCTCGGCCAGCGCGGTGGCACAGACCGGGCACCACATGACGGGCCTCAAATCGCGATAGATGTAGCCTTTTTGGTACAGTTCGCCAAAGACGCGCACCTCGGTCGCCTCATACCCGTATTCCATTGTGTAGTAGGACCGATCCCAATCGCCGATGACGCCAAGGCGCTGAAGCTGGCTCTTCTGGATCGCCATCTGCTCGTGGGCATAGGCTCGACAGGCGCGTCGAAGCTCCACGCGATCCGGCTTCTTGCCTTCTTCTAAGAATCGGGATGCCACGGCGTTCTCGATCGGCATTCCGTGATTGTCCCAGCCGTGCACATAGGGCGTGCGAAAGCCGGAAAGCGACTTGTGGCGAGCGATGACGTCCTTTAGCGTCTTGTTCAACGCATGCCCCATGTGAATGCTGGCATTGGAGTAAGGAGGGCCGTCATGGAGGATGAACGTCGGCGCCTCTCGGTCTACAAGGCGGCGATAAAGGCCGATCTCGTCCCAAAACTTCTGCCATTCAGGCTCCTGCTGGGGCAGGTTGGCCTTCATGGGTATGGAAAACTCTGCGTTCGGCAGGTTTAAGGTGTCTCGATAGTTCATAGCGCAGAGGGAGATTGTACCTAATCCCTCTGCGCCAAGTTTGGGGTTAGCAGCCGCGGCCGAAATTGGTCAGCAACACCGCCAGATCGGTGTCGTCCACCACGCCGTCGTCGTTCAGGTCTTCGGGCAGGTCGCCGGTGAACCCAAACATCGACAAGAGGCGAGCCAGATCGACATCGTCCACGCATCCGTTTTGATCGATGTCGCCCGGCAAGAACGGCGCAAACGTGGTTGCCAATCCGCCCAGCGACGCAGTCGGGATATTGCCCGTCAGCGTCCAACTGTCCGTATTCGCGTTGTAGGCGAACCGATTGATGCCTTGGCCAAAGTGGCTGCCGACGAACATTTCCATGCCGTCCGGGCTGAATGCAACGTCGATGGCGCCGGGCGACGCTGGACCGCCCGTACCCAATATCTGGAATCTGAGCACGGGTTGGAACGAGCCGCCGCCGGGCGGCGACAAGGTGGCGATTAACTGGAATGCCTCGTCGGCATAGGACGCGGCGCTAAACACGATGTACAGCGCGGCTATAAGGGGTTTCATCTAATTTCTCCTTTCCTGCAGGCCTGGAAAAGAGTATAACGCAAGAACCAAGGAGATTGTCAAGCAAAATCGCCGGAAAGAGAAAAATCCCGAGGGTATGGAGACCCTCGGGATTGGATGTCGACTACGGTGTGCCGATTCGCACGACGCCACCAACGTTTCTCAGCGTCATCGGTCGCCACAACGTAAACCGCTCGTTGTAGTTGCCGACCTGGATGTTGACGGTACCGCCCGCAGGCACGCAATAGTAGCCTTCCCGCACGGTATTGAACGGGTTGGCATTGGTGCCTCGTTCGGAACTGCCGTCGTTGCCAGCGTCTCCAGCCACGGCCCGATTGACGTAGGTCGGGTTGGCCATGTTGAAGATATAGTACTGGATCTCTGCAAACGCAACGTCCAGTCGTCCATACCATCCGTCTGGCGCGCACGGTCCGGCCGTTCCGTCGCCGTTCGTGTCGCTTGCACACGAGGCCGTACCGACTACTTGGCCGTTATCGTTGCGGAAGATCGGCGAGCCGGAAGAGCCCGGATCGATCCGTCCCGTGGCCCACGAGAAGTAGTGGGAACTGCCGCCGAGACAACTGCTGTTGCCCACCTTGGATCCGTCGTGATACCGCTTAGCCTCCAGCCCAGGATGACTAACGCCCCAGACGGCGGTGCCGTTAGAGACCGTGCCGCTAGTCCATCCGGCGTAGCTATTGGTGCCGGCGGGATCATAGAGCCCCAACAGCGTCCATTCGGAACTCAAGTCTGTCTTGAGCAAGAGAGACCCGTCGTTCCGAGGAAGCGTGTTGAAGTTCGGGTTCGCGCCGTTGCACGATGTCGCCTGCCAGAAGAACACGACCGCGATGCCGTTGGCATTCGCCTGAGTGTTGATGCAGTGCCGGGCGGTCATCAGAATCGGCGCAAAGTCAGATCCCGTTCGGTTCAGCATGGCGCCCGTACAGCCGGTGGTGTTGAACAGCACGGCGATCGATCTCGCCTCGATGGTGTCTCGACGAGTGGCGAAGCACATCAGGTCGAGATGGCAAGCGCCCTGTGTATCGGCGTGGTCCTCGACCAAGTGAGAGAACGGGTAGTAGCAGTAGAACACGTCGGTGATCCGCAGATCGCGAATCATCTGAGGCGGCATATCGGCCGGCACCCAGAACTCCAAGCCGATCGTGTCGCCAAAGATAACGGTCGACCACCACTTCCCATCGTCGTCTACAGGTCGGTTAGCGTACGGTCCCCAGGCAACGCCAGAGGCAGGATCGTACACGCGCAGTTGGGCATGGTCGGGGCTGGTCATCACGACGCGCAGTCCGGTCGCGTTTTTAGAACTCAGCTCCACGCGCTTAACCCAGCCTTTGTCGTTAGGAAGCTCGATCCAGGGCGCCATCTCCAGTATGCCAGCCTGTGCCTCGCGGAGATAGCCGATATCGAGCGATAGGTTGCCTTCTTCTGATGCGACCGCGCCGTTCCACTTGGCCGGCTTGACGGTCTCTTCCAACTCGTACCGAAAAGCGGGCACAAAAGGAGCGATCTGGTCGCACAGGTCGGGCTTTGGCACACCGGCCTGGTAGCCGTCGGGCCGTTGAGCGCCGAAGGTTTCGGGCACGCTGCCAACGCTTAGTTGGGCCTGGGTCGCGGCGCACAGCGCCGCCAGCCCAATGCCGCACAAGATGCGGGTTCTCATCGTCTTCTCCTTTTACTGCAGGTTGACCAGCACGAGCACGAGGCCCTTCTTGCCCTTCTCCAGTCCGGTCATGGCCTTGCCCAAAACGGCGCCGTGAGCCTTTGAATGGTCGGCGACGGCCATCGCATGGCCAGGCGTGTTCGAGGTGGTCAAGAGGTCGGTGGGGTTGATCGCTCGCTCGGTGGCGTCGCAATAGACCCAAACTCGACCGCTCAGCGCCACAGCGGCGCCGGTCTCGCTCTCGGGCAGGTTGCCCAGCACGATGCCGGTCTCAAAGTTATTGGCCCCGGCCACGACGCCTGCAACGGCCTTGCAATAGGCGCCAACGGCCAAGGTCAGTTTGCCAGGATTGTTCGGGTCGATGGCAGCCACCATGCCCGGCACAAGCCCGTCGTGCGATACGGCGAACTTCTCGGCCAAGTCGGCGCCCGCGATCTCTAAGACGTTGACGCGCGCCGTGCCGTTGACGGCCAACTTATGACCGGTCGGCGCCATGCCTATGCCGACGTTTCCGGTCGTGCAGTCCATCTTAAAGCTCCAGCCGGCGCCTTGGTTGCCCCAGAGGCCGACGAGATTCGTCGTCTCAAGGCCGACAAAGGCCCTGTCCGACGCAGTGCTTGGGCTGTACAGCCACATTCCAGCCGAGCCGCCCGTATCGTTGGTGCCGCGCACTCGGAAGCGACCGCCGATGTCCAGCGAGTAAGCGGGGTTTTCGACCTGAATGCCCACGCCGCCGGTGATGCTCATGATGGCGACGCCCGCTCGCAGCCAGTGCCAGCTGTCGTTGGAGTCGCGGTACTGGAGCCCCCAATCTTGGAAGCCAGGCGAATGCGCGATCACCATGCGGTTGGCGTTGGACACGCCAGAGGCGAACATGTTGATCATGGCCGAGTTGGCTCCTGCGGTCGGTGCGAAAGTGATCGAACCGTTAACGTTGTTCAGGTTGATGTCGCCATCATCGTCGCTGATCTCTGTCTGAGCAGTTCCCGTGGCACTCCCTATGCCGACTTTGCCGATAAAGAAGCCGCCCCAACCGTCTGGGCTGTTGGCGCGAGTCAGCAACGCATAGTTGGTGCCGGTGACCGAGTTGTTCGCTGCCAAAAGACCGACGCCGGCAGGGCTATCCGAATAGAAGACGCCGCCCCAAGCCGAACCGCTGCCCGCAGTATTAGTGATCCAGAAGGCCGGTACGCCGGCCGCCGCGATCGACTTATTGACTGTTAGAGTAAAGTCGTCGTTGGCGGGGGCCCAGTTGGCGCCGTCCCACTTGATCACTTGGCCGGCCGAAGGCGCCGTGTTCAGCATCGGTCGATTCTGTAGTCGAACGACGTTCGGGTTGGGATAGGTGCCGCCCAAGTCGCCGCCAGCCGCGCCCGAAGGCGGGAAGGAGCCGGGAGCGCCCGTAATCTTGCCCCAAGCCACGTCGTTGATCTTGGCATCGGTAACAGCCAGGTTGTTGATCTTGACGGTTGTTACCGAGTTGGTCGCCAGGTCGTTCACAGTAACGTTGCCGTCCGCAATCTTCGCGCTTGTTACAGCGTTGTTCGCAATGGTCGGGTTCGGATAGGTGCCGGTCAGGTCGCCGCCGGCAGGCCCGGACGGCGGGAATGTGGTAGGCGCGCCCGTAACGCCGGTCCAAGGCACGGATCGCGCCCAGGCGGCATGAGGAGCGTAATTGATCTTGACCCGCGGCGAGAGAGTCGTGCCGTTGACCACAATCTCTAGCCAGCGATCGGCGCCGGTAAAATGCACCGCGTCGAATGCCAGTTCTTGGCTAAATAGTCCGTTTGCCACGTTCACGACTATCGTGCCGGCGGGTGGAATGCTCTGAAGCACGCCGCCCGGGCCCGCGTTGCTGCATAGTCGGAACACCATGTTGAAAGCGCCGCTGGCCGGCAAACCGCCCTGCCGGAGCTGCCCTTGATACATCATTGGCGCGGTCTGAGCAGTGGCCAATCCTGCGGTTAGAACCGTCGCTAGAATCCCTGCGATTACTCTACGCATGTAAATGCGCCTCCTTTTGGTTAAGGTCAAGACGACAACCCTATATTCGTTCCACAATCCCCGGATTCCTGCCTATAGCAATAATTGTAGCCCGAAATGCGGTTCAAAACGGCTGCCGCTCGCGAAAACGTTGGAAAGTTTGGCGAAGTCAGCCCTGCTTTTCGACTTCGCCCTCGCGGAGATGAACCTTTACAATCGCATCGGCCAATCCAACGACCGTGCGGGTTTCGCCCGCCTTCAATTCGTCGATCATAGCCTCGACTTGATCGATTCCGACCTTGCGGTAGTAGACGTCGCCTACTTGAACCACCGGCGCGTCGCCGCAGTTGTTCAGACATTCGGCCTCGGTCAGTGTGAACAGACCGTCTTCCGTCGTCTCTCCCAGTCGAATGCCCAGCGTCTCTTCAAACTTTTTCAGCAGAGGATAGGCGCCGCAAACCATGCACGTAAGGTTTGTGCAGACCTCGATCATGAACTGGCCGACCGGCGCCTTGTTGTACATCGTGTAGAACGTAGCGACGCCTTCCACCTCGGCAAACGACCGGCTCAATCGATGCGCGACCTCTGCAATAGCCTCCGGCGTCAGATGCCCGCCATACTCTCGCTGAGCGATCCAAAGTCCCGGCAATATAGCGGCCTTGCGTTCGGGATAGCGAGACGCGATGGCTTCTAACTCTCTAACGGCTTGATCGGAAAACTTAAGGTCGATCTCGTCGATCAGTGGCGGCGCGGGGCGTTGAGTGATGCGAACAAGTGCCATGGCGTCTATCTTACCCAATCACTTGGCCAGCAGCGGGCTTCCGTCCGGTTTGAGCGCTCGCGCCGAAACCGACCATTGTCCGCCGCCGTTCAAAACCTTCAGGATCATCACGTTCTTGCCTTTGACCACGTTTGTGCGGACGGCGTCGGCATCCGCAGTGTTGCCGCGATCGCCCACGAACTTGTGGATCAGCGCTCCATTGAGCCAAACGAACAGATCGTCGTCCGAGCCGAAACGGAAGACGGCCTCTTGCACACCGTCGCTCTCGAACTCGGTGATCAGGTAGGCGCCGACATTGTCCTGACGAGCGACGTGGCGCTCCAAATCGACCAGGCCGGTCGGATCGTCAAGGGCGATCGGTTTCCAACTCGCAGAGCCGGGATTCTTGATGTCGATCGCATCCTCGTTCCTCAGCATCGCGCGATCGGGGAACGGTCCGGCGGCGCGCCAACTGACCAAGTAACCCTGCCTGGCTGCCATCGCGGTTACATCCACCTTCTCGCCCAGCATCGTCAACTCTGCAGCGATCTGGCGAATCGCGCTCGGCGCAGCGGCGACGCTCAGGGCCGACCTTAGCAAGAGGGCAGCTTCTGGCTTTTTGCCCTGGTTGGCCAAACTCTGCGAGACCGGGATTGCGGCGCGTTGTGCGGCGGATTTGACGACCTCGTTCTCCGATGCCAGTCCCTTTGAGACGGCCGTTGCCCCCTCGGGCGCCGATAGCCGCCCCAACCCGTCGATGGCCGCTGCCGCTACGTTCGCATCGGGCGAAGACGCCAATGAAACTAACGCCGGAACCGAGGCCTCCCGCTCGCAAAGCGGCGTTGACAGCATTGAAACCAGCTCAGTCTTGGCTTCCTGTGGCGCGGCTTCGATTAACTTTGCAATACGAGCGCCCAATCTTGTCTGGCCCGATTCGGCCAACCATGTTCTGGCAGTCTGCCGCACGATTTTGTCCGCATCGATGAGCCATTCGCAAGCCTTGTCCAGCCCGTTCGGCGGATCGCTCCGTAGCCAGTTAAGCAGCGCCGCTGGCCGATAGTAGCTCGGCTGATCTAGAAACGGCGCCAAGAGTTCTCGGGCTTCGCGCTTTTTGCCCGCGCTCAAGTGTTGATCCGCCTTGGTTACGGCCGCCTCGACACTTTTCGGCTTGTCTTCGAAATGCCCGCCAAAACTCTCCCCAATGAGTCGTAGGGAGAGCGGAGTGGACGTATTGATCGACTTCCAAGCAGCGGCGGCTTCTTTGTCGCCGCGCCTGATCATGGCTGCCAATATGGAGCCTGCAAATTCGCCCTTGGGCATCGTCTCAAAGAGCGACAACAACTCCTTTCCGACTGCCGGATCGGAACTGAGCGTCAAGGCCGTCAAGGCGGCTTCTCGCAAACCAGGATCCCGGACGCTGACAGCCAAAACCGATGTCGATCGGGGGCTGGCGCACGGGCCCAACAACCCTATCAGGTAGCGTTGATCCTGGGCCGTAGCGGCATTCGGCAACGCTGCTAGCAGAGCCTCCTCAGCCTCTGCTCGATTGCCCTTGCCGATCGAACGATAGAGCAGCGCCTCGGCGGCCTGGCGATAAGGCAGCTTCTTGTCCTTCAGGTACGTCAAAGTCAAGTCGGTCAGGTTCTTCGCTGGGCCGTCGGCCAATCGCGAGACGGCAGCTTTTTGGACGGCGCCGTCCTCGGAGTTCAGCGCCGCATGATCGGCCGGCGACAACTGTGCGAACGACCAGCCCAACAATCCAAGCGCCAAGCATATCGTTCTCATCTGGCTACCCCTTCAGGATCCACGGCGCGCGGTAAGGCCGGGTTATCATTCGATTGGCCTCGGCGTCGCCCGGAAACTCCTCTTTTATCGGATCCCACTTTAACGCTCGACCTAGCCGCAGCGCGATATTGCCCAAATGCGCGCACGAAACCGAACGATGGCCAATTTCAGCCCGGCAGATCGGTTGTCGGCGGCTGCGAATGCAGTTGAGCCAATCCGCATGATGCCCTGGGCTCAGATAAAGATGCTCCTTCAAATCCTCTCGCTTGATCTTCAGCAGCTCTGGATCGCTCGCGTTGATGTAGCCGCGACCCACGTGAATCCAGCCGTCCGAGCCTTCGAATCGCACGCCCCGCTCTGGGTTGCCGGCAATCATCTTGATGCCGTTGGCGTACTCATAGTGCGCCTCGTAGTTTACATAGGTCTCGTAGCTGCCCTTGGTCGGAAGCTCGCCCTTGATCGGTTCTACTTTGACCGGCCCGCTCGTGTCGACTCCCAATCCCCACTGCGCAATGTCAAAGTGATGCGCGCCCCAATCGGTCATCTGGCCGCCCGAATAGTCCCAAAACCACCGAAAGTTCCACAAAAACCGGTCTTTATTGAATTGCACGTAGGGCGCCGGACCTAAGTACATGTTCCAATCCAATGAAAAAGGTGGCTGTTCGTCGGGCGATCCTCCGCCTTCCGGGCCGTTCGGCAAGTTGACGCGCACTGTATGTATCTTGCCGATCTTGCCGTTGCGCACCAATTCGCACGCCTGCCGAAAGTTGCCTTCCGACCGTTGCTGGCTGCCGACCTGAAACACCCGCCCGAATCGCCTGACCGTGCTCACCAGCGCTTTGCCCTCGCCGATCGACAGCGTGAGGGGCTTTTCGCAATAGATGTCTTTGCCCGCCTCGCACGCTGCAATGCAGATTAGCGTGTGCCAATGATCCGGTGTAGAAATGACGACCGCATCGATCTTAGGATCGTCCATCAATGCGCGAAAGTCGGTATATCCCCTGCAATCCGTCGTGCCGTATCGGTCGTCCGCCGCCTTCTTCGCTTTGTCGCGATTGACGCCGTAAACATCGCACACCGCAACCACCTGAACCTCCGAATTGCCCAGAAACCCGTTCAGATGCCCCGATCCCATGCTCCCGACTCCCACGAATCCGAGCTGAATGCGCTCGTTGGCAGATGATCGGCGACCCGCTAACGCAACGGCGGCAGCAGCGCCCTTCAGAAATCCTCTTCGCGTGATCATGATGCCAAACAACTTCGCCCTTTGGGGCAGTCTCCCTGCAGGGATCGAATGGAGCGCGTCGAACCCCATGCTCAATCGGAGGTCATCTTCTCAATGCGTCTACACTTCTCAGCCTTGATCTTCTTGCTCGTTTCAATCGCTGTTTCGCAAAGCCCGATCAAGTTCGCCCGGTTTCCCGCGCCGTCGCCTGACGGTTCTCAGATTGCCTTTTCGTGGCAAGGCGATATCTGGATCGCGCCGATGACCGGGGGAGAGGCCAAACGCCTCACCGTTAACACGGCTTACGATTATGCTCCCGCATGGTCGCACGACGGCAAAATGATCGCCTTTAGCAGCAATCGCATGGGTAATGACGACGTATTCGTGCTGACCCTGGCTTCGGGCGAGCTCAGACAGCTTACTTACTATTCGGGTCGTGATCGCGTCATGAGTTGGACTTCCGACAATTCCGCCGTGCTCTTTACCTCCGAGCGAGACTGGGAGCCGTTCGGCTACACGCTCAGCCTCTACGCCGCGCCGCTCTCGGGCGGTACCCCCTATCGGGTGCACAGCGCGCCCAGCGACTATCACATGCTGTCTCCCGATGGCACAAAGGTCGCTTTCAACCGACGCGGATCGCCTTGGTGGCGCAAGCATTATCGCGGTAGCGCGGCGAGCGATCTCTATGTCGCGGATCTGAAAACGCAGATGCACCGAAAACTGACCGACTTTGACGGACAGGACGGCTTTCCTATGTGGACGCCGGACGGCCAAACGCTCTACTACCTGTCGGAACGGGACGGCACGTACAACATTTGGCGAGTGAGCGCAAACGGCGGCAGCTCGACCCAAGTTACCCGCTTCAAGGATGACGGCCCGCGCAATCCGCGGCTCTCGACCAACGGCTCGACGATGGTGTTCGAACAGGGCCTTGATCTTTGGGCGCTCAGCTTGCCGAGCGGCCAGCCTCGAAAGATCGACGTGAAAGCGTACGGCGATGTGCGCCAGGCCCAAATGGTGCACCGAACAATGACCAGCGGCGCCAATCAGTTCGCCATTGCTCCGAACGGAAAGGAGGTCGCGTTCATAGTGCGCGGCGAACTGTTCGCAACGCGCTTCCCGGCTGGCGGGACGACGAAACGCCTGACCGACACGGTGCGCGAGGAAACGGGCCTCGCTTGGAGTTCCGACAGCAAGACGATCTACTTCTCTTCCAACCGCGACGGTAACTTCGACCTCTATTCGCTAACCTCCGATAGCGAGGCCGAAGCAAGGCTTCGACGGACCGAGGCCTACCGGTTGGACCGATTGACCAGCGGCCCGGGTCACAAATG
Proteins encoded in this window:
- a CDS encoding NAD-dependent epimerase/dehydratase family protein, giving the protein MRALITGGAGFIGSHVAAFLASKGCQVTVLDNLSTGSRENAAGFELIEADVRDSSVRMLCEEADAVVHLAAYTSAPGSVERPAETYETNLRGLFNVMGARRLVFASSAAVYGNLPGLPKGEESPTDPTTPYAETKLIGEHLLRDRENAVALRFFNVYGERQRPDSDYAAVIPKWIEAVATGRQPIVYGDGRQTRDFIYVGDVARAVWLALQSDGLAGETLNIASGRSISLLELLENIAKRAGTAPTPRFEPERPGDVRFSSADVSKAERLIGFRAQTGITEGISRTIDHFRGGLQ
- a CDS encoding VOC family protein; the encoded protein is MKVGTIGWVDLTVPKADELIDFYRQVVGWEAQAHAMGDYSDYGMIAPEGKEAVSGICHAKGPNAALPPYWLIYIIVADVHDVAKKCEAAGGKIIQGPRNNGSSWMCVMQDPAGAYFAVYQEG
- the ileS gene encoding isoleucine--tRNA ligase, which translates into the protein MNYRDTLNLPNAEFSIPMKANLPQQEPEWQKFWDEIGLYRRLVDREAPTFILHDGPPYSNASIHMGHALNKTLKDVIARHKSLSGFRTPYVHGWDNHGMPIENAVASRFLEEGKKPDRVELRRACRAYAHEQMAIQKSQLQRLGVIGDWDRSYYTMEYGYEATEVRVFGELYQKGYIYRDLRPVMWCPVCATALAEAEIEYAEKESDSIFVRFPLRTDPTGKLGFENLYALIWTTTPWTIPANLAVALHPNLDYVVVRAGDARYLLVDSLVEDAMDAVGAGDAARVAQFKGNELEGVEFSHPLFDRASPVVLADYVLADEGTGVVHTAPGHGAEDFYTGRKYGLPILCPVDGNGRFTEEAGEFAGLPIAPEGNQRVIERLRQAGALLAHTTYAHNYPHCWRCQSPLLFRATVQWFMAIDHDGLRRRCLEAIDRVRWVPKETINRICTMVASRPDWCLSRQRSWGVGIPAFFCTECEEPYVTPDSVEAIAQLVESEGSDAWYEREASEILPGGAKCECGSASFRKETDVLDVWFDSGCSNRAVLERHPDLHWPADLYIEGSDQHRGWFNSSLIVSMATKGAPPYGTVVTNGWVTDSDGKKMSKSKGNVADPLEVCEKMGADVLRLWATSTEYSDVVRLGDEILSRVAEAYRQIRNTLRFMLANLSDFEQPVDKSEMLEIDRWAMAALQRFVAQARHQYNEYEYHPFYHDLRNFCNVDLSAFYLDAIKDRLYAERAQSLQRRSAQTALMALASTLSRIVAPVLVHTAEEVWQRLPLPDKAVSVHLSDFPTVDAQWQDEALLARWEAIREVRDLVNQKVEQAKNDKTIPNPQSAAVALAVDSERFGILDSLGDTLPALFGVSQVLLVSLNEVRDQGPLAVMLGITEDSIAPAEGVKVAVKLADGSKCARCWRVLPDVGAHGPFDEVCSRCAGALAS
- a CDS encoding trypsin-like peptidase domain-containing protein, yielding MRTRILCGIGLAALCAATQAQLSVGSVPETFGAQRPDGYQAGVPKPDLCDQIAPFVPAFRYELEETVKPAKWNGAVASEEGNLSLDIGYLREAQAGILEMAPWIELPNDKGWVKRVELSSKNATGLRVVMTSPDHAQLRVYDPASGVAWGPYANRPVDDDGKWWSTVIFGDTIGLEFWVPADMPPQMIRDLRITDVFYCYYPFSHLVEDHADTQGACHLDLMCFATRRDTIEARSIAVLFNTTGCTGAMLNRTGSDFAPILMTARHCINTQANANGIAVVFFWQATSCNGANPNFNTLPRNDGSLLLKTDLSSEWTLLGLYDPAGTNSYAGWTSGTVSNGTAVWGVSHPGLEAKRYHDGSKVGNSSCLGGSSHYFSWATGRIDPGSSGSPIFRNDNGQVVGTASCASDTNGDGTAGPCAPDGWYGRLDVAFAEIQYYIFNMANPTYVNRAVAGDAGNDGSSERGTNANPFNTVREGYYCVPAGGTVNIQVGNYNERFTLWRPMTLRNVGGVVRIGTP
- a CDS encoding NAD(P)H-dependent oxidoreductase subunit E; translation: MALVRITQRPAPPLIDEIDLKFSDQAVRELEAIASRYPERKAAILPGLWIAQREYGGHLTPEAIAEVAHRLSRSFAEVEGVATFYTMYNKAPVGQFMIEVCTNLTCMVCGAYPLLKKFEETLGIRLGETTEDGLFTLTEAECLNNCGDAPVVQVGDVYYRKVGIDQVEAMIDELKAGETRTVVGLADAIVKVHLREGEVEKQG